In a single window of the Leptospiraceae bacterium genome:
- a CDS encoding porin, producing MNYFFSLKINVFKICFLLFFLTTTIVSQEATPRKPKDNTLVPEESKSSKTMETTSTKDSKPIADNEVLNPKDKEQEVKIDPNKLNMKLPIDFGVFVDGYYNMNMNRPSATAQNYTTQAIQNNTFAINLAHIEGKLDAERFRARLALQTGTSVNANYSNEKNQPYSNQNSVRNIQEAYVGIKLGKRTWLDGGIYMGNIGFEAWVSSYNWVYTRAIVLDNVPYYSTGIRLSHDVTDKLSVQLHIMNGWQNITDNNKDKALGMQVAYKITEKMKFTYNNFIGNEENAPSKTDAIGQTINMYSKDIKNPTDPFKDYTPYTRKTRYYQNFIYHFDVTDRFSIAASFDIGFQLSGISKVYNPFISPEVNTTYPYYNQRSGAYKHWYDGTLWVVYKLFNEWRIAGRLERYVDKEGANVPVVKQSSVFATNGYHPGKKPNGFQVSAISLNLDYIPNEYAMLRFELKYRRSMDPIFDYADSSDLSRHEKMFISAMTFKY from the coding sequence ATGAATTATTTTTTTAGTTTAAAGATAAACGTATTTAAAATTTGTTTTCTTCTTTTCTTTCTTACTACTACCATTGTATCGCAAGAGGCTACTCCTCGAAAACCGAAAGACAATACTCTCGTGCCAGAAGAAAGCAAATCATCGAAAACAATGGAGACTACTTCAACAAAAGATTCTAAGCCTATTGCGGATAATGAAGTGTTAAACCCAAAGGACAAAGAGCAAGAAGTAAAAATTGATCCCAATAAACTTAATATGAAGTTGCCGATTGATTTTGGTGTCTTTGTAGATGGTTATTATAATATGAATATGAATCGACCAAGTGCGACTGCACAGAATTACACAACACAGGCGATTCAAAACAATACGTTTGCCATTAACCTCGCACATATTGAAGGAAAGTTAGATGCGGAACGATTTAGAGCGAGACTTGCCTTGCAAACAGGAACTTCTGTAAATGCAAATTATAGCAATGAAAAGAATCAACCGTATTCTAACCAAAACTCAGTCAGAAATATTCAGGAGGCTTATGTAGGAATTAAACTTGGAAAAAGAACTTGGTTAGATGGTGGGATTTATATGGGAAATATTGGGTTTGAAGCATGGGTCTCATCATATAACTGGGTGTATACCCGCGCAATCGTTCTCGATAACGTGCCTTATTATTCAACTGGAATTCGTCTATCGCATGACGTTACTGATAAGCTTTCTGTTCAGCTTCATATCATGAATGGTTGGCAGAACATAACAGATAACAACAAGGACAAAGCTTTGGGAATGCAAGTGGCATATAAGATTACAGAGAAGATGAAATTTACCTATAATAATTTTATAGGGAATGAAGAGAATGCTCCATCAAAGACAGACGCTATCGGGCAAACTATCAATATGTATTCCAAAGATATAAAAAATCCTACTGATCCTTTTAAAGATTACACTCCTTATACAAGAAAGACTCGTTACTACCAAAACTTTATTTATCATTTTGATGTGACCGATCGATTTTCTATTGCGGCTTCCTTTGATATAGGATTTCAACTGAGTGGAATTTCAAAAGTATACAATCCATTTATTTCACCGGAGGTTAATACAACTTATCCGTATTATAATCAGCGTTCTGGTGCATACAAACATTGGTATGATGGAACTCTTTGGGTTGTGTATAAATTATTCAATGAATGGAGAATTGCAGGAAGATTAGAACGGTATGTAGATAAGGAAGGAGCTAACGTTCCTGTTGTGAAACAAAGTAGTGTCTTTGCGACTAACGGTTATCATCCCGGAAAGAAACCAAATGGATTTCAAGTAAGTGCGATTTCGCTCAATCTAGATTATATTCCGAATGAATATGCTATGCTACGATTTGAATTAAAATACAGGCGGTCAATGGATCCTATCTTCGATTATGCGGATAGTTCCGATTTGTCCCGCCATGAAAAAATGTTCATCTCAGCGATGACATTTAAGTATTAA